In Myxocyprinus asiaticus isolate MX2 ecotype Aquarium Trade chromosome 8, UBuf_Myxa_2, whole genome shotgun sequence, a single genomic region encodes these proteins:
- the anp32b gene encoding acidic leucine-rich nuclear phosphoprotein 32 family member B isoform X3: MDMKKRIHLELRNRTPSDVRELVLDNCRSNEGKIEGLTSEFVNLEFLSLINVGLLSVSNLPKLGKLKKLELSDNRISGGLDVLAEKLPNLTHLNLSGNKLKDISTLEPLKKLDHLKSLDLFNCEVTNLNDYRESVFKLLPQLAYLDGYDMDDQEASDSDGEADGVDDDEEDEDGEEEFDEEEDDDDDEDEVEGEEDDEDVSGEDEEEDFGQEGEVDDEDDDDDEDDEEEQGGKGEKRKREADDEDDDDDEEDD, from the exons GTACGAGAACTTGTCCTTGACAACTGCAGATCAAATGAAGGGAAAATTGAAGGCCTCACATCAGAATTTGTTAATCTCGAATTTCTAAGTTTGATAAATGTTGGTCTACTTTCAGTTTCCAACCTTCCTAAACTTGGAAAACTTAAAAAG ttGGAACTCAGTGACAACAGAATTTCTGGTGGCCTTGATGTTTTAGCTGAAAAACTCCCCAATCTCACACATCTAAATCTAAGTGGAAACAAACTGAAGGACATCAGCACACTGGAACCCTTG AAAAAACTTGACCATTTGAAGAGTCTTGACCTTTTCAATTGTGAGGTCACAAACTTGAATGACTACCGGGAAAGTGTCTTCAAGCTTCTTCCACAGCTCGCATATCTGGATGGCTACGACATGGATGACCAAGAGGCCTCAGACTCTGACGGGGAAGCTGATGGAGTCGATGATGATGAGG AAGATGAGGATGGAGAGGAGGAATTTGATGaagaggaagatgatgatgatgatgaagatgaggttGAAGGAGAGGAGGATGATGAGGATGTCAGTGGAGAGGATGAG GAGGAAGACTTTGGCCAGGAGGGAGAGgtagatgatgaggatgatgacgaCGACGAGGATGATGAAG AAGAGCAAGGAGGAAAGGGtgagaagagaaaaagagaagcggacgatgaagatgatgatgatgatgaggaggatgaTTAA
- the anp32b gene encoding acidic leucine-rich nuclear phosphoprotein 32 family member B isoform X1, with the protein MDMKKRIHLELRNRTPSDVRELVLDNCRSNEGKIEGLTSEFVNLEFLSLINVGLLSVSNLPKLGKLKKLELSDNRISGGLDVLAEKLPNLTHLNLSGNKLKDISTLEPLKKLDHLKSLDLFNCEVTNLNDYRESVFKLLPQLAYLDGYDMDDQEASDSDGEADGVDDDEEDEDGEEEFDEEEDDDDDEDEVEGEEDDEDVSGEDEEEDFGQEGEVDDEDDDDDEDDEEEEQGGKGEKRKREADDEDDDDDEEDD; encoded by the exons GTACGAGAACTTGTCCTTGACAACTGCAGATCAAATGAAGGGAAAATTGAAGGCCTCACATCAGAATTTGTTAATCTCGAATTTCTAAGTTTGATAAATGTTGGTCTACTTTCAGTTTCCAACCTTCCTAAACTTGGAAAACTTAAAAAG ttGGAACTCAGTGACAACAGAATTTCTGGTGGCCTTGATGTTTTAGCTGAAAAACTCCCCAATCTCACACATCTAAATCTAAGTGGAAACAAACTGAAGGACATCAGCACACTGGAACCCTTG AAAAAACTTGACCATTTGAAGAGTCTTGACCTTTTCAATTGTGAGGTCACAAACTTGAATGACTACCGGGAAAGTGTCTTCAAGCTTCTTCCACAGCTCGCATATCTGGATGGCTACGACATGGATGACCAAGAGGCCTCAGACTCTGACGGGGAAGCTGATGGAGTCGATGATGATGAGG AAGATGAGGATGGAGAGGAGGAATTTGATGaagaggaagatgatgatgatgatgaagatgaggttGAAGGAGAGGAGGATGATGAGGATGTCAGTGGAGAGGATGAG GAGGAAGACTTTGGCCAGGAGGGAGAGgtagatgatgaggatgatgacgaCGACGAGGATGATGAAG AAGAAGAGCAAGGAGGAAAGGGtgagaagagaaaaagagaagcggacgatgaagatgatgatgatgatgaggaggatgaTTAA
- the coro2aa gene encoding coronin-2A isoform X1, with protein MTITKMTWRPQYRSSKYRHVFGKPATKENCYDGVPITRSVHDNQLCAVNPRFIAVITECAGGGAFLVLSIHHTGKVDPHHPKVSGHRGNVLDIKWNPFNDFCIASCSEDATVKIWNIPEHGVMKNITVPWKELQGHSRRVGLIEWHPTASSIIFSTGYDYQVMVWNLDVPEQVIKNPVRSISVHSDVVLSMSFNTDGSRLATSCKDKKIRVIDPRTGILLQETNSRTHKGIKVLFLGNLKMLLSTGNSRWNHRQIALWDQEDLSQPSYSEDLDGSSGVLFPFYDPDTHMLYIAGKGDGNIRYYEISPEKPYVHYLTEYRSLLPQKGMGVMPKRGLDVCSCEVFRFYKLVTIKSLIEPLSMIVPRRSESYQEDIYPMTAGNQPAMTADEWIRGLDKGPVMMSLRPGSELDSYVELGLGKGSTDSDTHHSRSRPGLLIQERLDAKEGNKRKESYTTLLLPSTDENSSSTTRVSNGQSSPPKTENELRQVFYKQQEEIRKLRELLNQKDVRIKQLELEIKNVRNSQSTL; from the exons ATGACATGGCGTCCTCAGTACCGTAGTTCCAAGTACCGCCACGTGTTTGGGAAGCCGGCCACAAAGGAGAACTGCTATGATGGTGTACCAATCACCCGGAGCGTTCACGACAACCAACTCTGCGCAGTCAACCCTCGCTTTATCGCCGTTATCACAGAATGTGCAGGGGGCGGAGCCTTCCTGGTGCTGTCCATCCATCAT ACTGGCAAGGTCGATCCTCATCATCCAAAGGTTTCGGGTCACAGAGGCAATGTGCTTGACATCAAATGGAATCCCTTTAATGACTTCTGCATTGCATCCTGTTCAGAGGACGCCACA GTAAAGATCTGGAACATTCCTGAACATGGTGTTATGAAGAATATCACAGTGCCTTGGAAGGAACTGCAGGGTCATTCACGACGTGTCGGTCTCATCGAGTGGCATCCCACTGCCAGCAGCATCATTTTCAGTACCGGATATGACTACCAG GTTATGGTGTGGAACCTGGATGTTCCTGAGCAGGTGATTAAGAACCCTGTGCGGTCCATCAGTGTGCACTCAGACGTAGTTCTGTCCATGTCCTTTAACACAGATGGCAGCAGACTCGCCACCAGTTGCAAAGACAAGAAAATCAGAGTAATTGACCCACGTACTGGAATCCTTTTACAG GAGACTAACAGCAGAACACACAAAGGCATTAAAGTGCTATTTCTGGGAAACCTGAAAATGCTCCTCTCCACAGGAAATTCACGCTGGAACCATCGTCAGATTGCACTTTGGGATCAG GAGGACCTCTCTCAGCCGTCCTATTCAGAGGACTTGGATGGCTCCTCTGGTGTTCTCTTCCCTTTCTATGACCCTGACACGCACATGCTTTACATAGCTGGAAAA GGTGATGGTAATATCAGATATTATGAAATCAGCCCAGAGAAGCCATATGTGCACTATCTGACAGAATACCGGTCTCTTCTTCCACAAAAGGGAATGG GTGTCATGCCAAAGCGAGGGCTTGATGTGTGTTCCTGTGAAGTGTTCAGATTCTACAAGCTTGTGACAATCAAAAGTCTCATAGAACCTCTATCCATGATTGTTCCACGAAGG TCAGAGTCCTATCAAGAGGACATTTACCCCATGACAGCCGGAAACCAGCCTGCCATGACAGCGGATGAGTGGATCAGGGGTCTAGACAAAG GTCCAGTGATGATGTCTCTAAGGCCTGGAAGTGAACTGGACTCATATGTGGAGTTGGGCTTGGGAAAAGGCTCAACTGACTCGGACACACACCATTCTCGGAGTCGGCCAGGGTTGCTAATTCAGGAACGGCTGGATGCCAAAGAAGGGAACAAGCGCAAAGAATCCTACACCACCTTGCTTCTCCCATCCACAGATGAAAACAGCAGCTCTACAACCCGTGTCAGCAATGGGCAGAGCTCGCCGCCCAAAACAGAGAACGAG CTACGGCAAGTATTTTATAAGCAGCAGGAAGAGATCCGCAAGTTGAGGGAGCTGCTTAACCAGAAGGATGTGCGGATAAAACAGCTGGAACTGGAGATCAAAAATGTGAGAAACTCACAAAGCACTCTTTGA
- the coro2aa gene encoding coronin-2A isoform X2 — protein MTWRPQYRSSKYRHVFGKPATKENCYDGVPITRSVHDNQLCAVNPRFIAVITECAGGGAFLVLSIHHTGKVDPHHPKVSGHRGNVLDIKWNPFNDFCIASCSEDATVKIWNIPEHGVMKNITVPWKELQGHSRRVGLIEWHPTASSIIFSTGYDYQVMVWNLDVPEQVIKNPVRSISVHSDVVLSMSFNTDGSRLATSCKDKKIRVIDPRTGILLQETNSRTHKGIKVLFLGNLKMLLSTGNSRWNHRQIALWDQEDLSQPSYSEDLDGSSGVLFPFYDPDTHMLYIAGKGDGNIRYYEISPEKPYVHYLTEYRSLLPQKGMGVMPKRGLDVCSCEVFRFYKLVTIKSLIEPLSMIVPRRSESYQEDIYPMTAGNQPAMTADEWIRGLDKGPVMMSLRPGSELDSYVELGLGKGSTDSDTHHSRSRPGLLIQERLDAKEGNKRKESYTTLLLPSTDENSSSTTRVSNGQSSPPKTENELRQVFYKQQEEIRKLRELLNQKDVRIKQLELEIKNVRNSQSTL, from the exons ATGACATGGCGTCCTCAGTACCGTAGTTCCAAGTACCGCCACGTGTTTGGGAAGCCGGCCACAAAGGAGAACTGCTATGATGGTGTACCAATCACCCGGAGCGTTCACGACAACCAACTCTGCGCAGTCAACCCTCGCTTTATCGCCGTTATCACAGAATGTGCAGGGGGCGGAGCCTTCCTGGTGCTGTCCATCCATCAT ACTGGCAAGGTCGATCCTCATCATCCAAAGGTTTCGGGTCACAGAGGCAATGTGCTTGACATCAAATGGAATCCCTTTAATGACTTCTGCATTGCATCCTGTTCAGAGGACGCCACA GTAAAGATCTGGAACATTCCTGAACATGGTGTTATGAAGAATATCACAGTGCCTTGGAAGGAACTGCAGGGTCATTCACGACGTGTCGGTCTCATCGAGTGGCATCCCACTGCCAGCAGCATCATTTTCAGTACCGGATATGACTACCAG GTTATGGTGTGGAACCTGGATGTTCCTGAGCAGGTGATTAAGAACCCTGTGCGGTCCATCAGTGTGCACTCAGACGTAGTTCTGTCCATGTCCTTTAACACAGATGGCAGCAGACTCGCCACCAGTTGCAAAGACAAGAAAATCAGAGTAATTGACCCACGTACTGGAATCCTTTTACAG GAGACTAACAGCAGAACACACAAAGGCATTAAAGTGCTATTTCTGGGAAACCTGAAAATGCTCCTCTCCACAGGAAATTCACGCTGGAACCATCGTCAGATTGCACTTTGGGATCAG GAGGACCTCTCTCAGCCGTCCTATTCAGAGGACTTGGATGGCTCCTCTGGTGTTCTCTTCCCTTTCTATGACCCTGACACGCACATGCTTTACATAGCTGGAAAA GGTGATGGTAATATCAGATATTATGAAATCAGCCCAGAGAAGCCATATGTGCACTATCTGACAGAATACCGGTCTCTTCTTCCACAAAAGGGAATGG GTGTCATGCCAAAGCGAGGGCTTGATGTGTGTTCCTGTGAAGTGTTCAGATTCTACAAGCTTGTGACAATCAAAAGTCTCATAGAACCTCTATCCATGATTGTTCCACGAAGG TCAGAGTCCTATCAAGAGGACATTTACCCCATGACAGCCGGAAACCAGCCTGCCATGACAGCGGATGAGTGGATCAGGGGTCTAGACAAAG GTCCAGTGATGATGTCTCTAAGGCCTGGAAGTGAACTGGACTCATATGTGGAGTTGGGCTTGGGAAAAGGCTCAACTGACTCGGACACACACCATTCTCGGAGTCGGCCAGGGTTGCTAATTCAGGAACGGCTGGATGCCAAAGAAGGGAACAAGCGCAAAGAATCCTACACCACCTTGCTTCTCCCATCCACAGATGAAAACAGCAGCTCTACAACCCGTGTCAGCAATGGGCAGAGCTCGCCGCCCAAAACAGAGAACGAG CTACGGCAAGTATTTTATAAGCAGCAGGAAGAGATCCGCAAGTTGAGGGAGCTGCTTAACCAGAAGGATGTGCGGATAAAACAGCTGGAACTGGAGATCAAAAATGTGAGAAACTCACAAAGCACTCTTTGA
- the anp32b gene encoding acidic leucine-rich nuclear phosphoprotein 32 family member B isoform X2, translating to MDMKKRIHLELRNRTPSDVRELVLDNCRSNEGKIEGLTSEFVNLEFLSLINVGLLSVSNLPKLGKLKKLELSDNRISGGLDVLAEKLPNLTHLNLSGNKLKDISTLEPLKKLDHLKSLDLFNCEVTNLNDYRESVFKLLPQLAYLDGYDMDDQEASDSDGEADGVDDDEDEDGEEEFDEEEDDDDDEDEVEGEEDDEDVSGEDEEEDFGQEGEVDDEDDDDDEDDEEEEQGGKGEKRKREADDEDDDDDEEDD from the exons GTACGAGAACTTGTCCTTGACAACTGCAGATCAAATGAAGGGAAAATTGAAGGCCTCACATCAGAATTTGTTAATCTCGAATTTCTAAGTTTGATAAATGTTGGTCTACTTTCAGTTTCCAACCTTCCTAAACTTGGAAAACTTAAAAAG ttGGAACTCAGTGACAACAGAATTTCTGGTGGCCTTGATGTTTTAGCTGAAAAACTCCCCAATCTCACACATCTAAATCTAAGTGGAAACAAACTGAAGGACATCAGCACACTGGAACCCTTG AAAAAACTTGACCATTTGAAGAGTCTTGACCTTTTCAATTGTGAGGTCACAAACTTGAATGACTACCGGGAAAGTGTCTTCAAGCTTCTTCCACAGCTCGCATATCTGGATGGCTACGACATGGATGACCAAGAGGCCTCAGACTCTGACGGGGAAGCTGATGGAGTCGATGATGATGAGG ATGAGGATGGAGAGGAGGAATTTGATGaagaggaagatgatgatgatgatgaagatgaggttGAAGGAGAGGAGGATGATGAGGATGTCAGTGGAGAGGATGAG GAGGAAGACTTTGGCCAGGAGGGAGAGgtagatgatgaggatgatgacgaCGACGAGGATGATGAAG AAGAAGAGCAAGGAGGAAAGGGtgagaagagaaaaagagaagcggacgatgaagatgatgatgatgatgaggaggatgaTTAA